TGCACGCAGAAAGTCGTGAACGCGACGTTCAGCGGCTGCGTGATGTTGGGAGTGACAAACTCTCCGCCGTTGGCATTGCCCCAGCTATCCTGGAATCCGATGATGTCGTTCACGGCCACATTGTCCGGACCGACAAACGGGTTCGTGGGGCTAAACGGCGTATCCGCCACCGCGCCGCCGGCCACGACCACCGCGGCCGCCAGAGCGAGACCCAGACGGGAAAGCCCTTTTCCTCTCGTCACGGAACCTCTCCTTTCAGTATCCTGAACGAGTGCGCGCTGCGACCTGGTCGCGTGTTTTGCAAATACACACGCAGGCGCGCCTGACTCAAATCCTGGATGACAGAGGGGACACACGATAGCCGCTTCCCGGGAGCGCCCTTGCCGCTCCTGTTGGCCATCCGGAAGACCTCCCGTCAGGGGGAGATCTGTCCTTTTCCCTGCCTCCGACTTAACCAGATCACTTCAAGAGTACCACACGAACGCCGTCCTGCCAACCCTTTGCAGAAAAACCCGTATTTTTTACAGGGGGCAGGATGGCCGCTACACGACGGGTATTGCGGCCTGGCGCAGGCGCTCGAAGATCTCCTCCCGCAGTTCGCCGAGCACCTGCTCCTGGAGGGACGGGGGCACACTGCCCACCAGCTTCAATGTGACCTTCGCCGCATCGAAGGCCGAGATACCCTGCGAGCGGAAGGGAGACGCCAATCCGTGCCGCTGGGAAACGGCGGCTCCCGCCTCGTCCAGCACCGCGCTCGCCCGCTCCAGATCCGCCGATGCGGCGACATTCACCTCCAGTGACACAGTGACTTCGCCCCGCGAATGATTGCAGACCGTGGTAATGTCGCCATTGGAGAGGATGTAAAGCCTGCCCTGAGCGTCGCGCAGGCGCGTGGTGCGAAGCCCGATCTCGCACACCGTCCCGGTGACGGCCCCCACCGTGATGATCTCTCCCACGCCGAACTGATTCTCCAGCAGGATGAAGAATCCGCCGATGACGTCCCGCACCAGCCGCTGCGCGCCGAAACCGATGGCCAGCCCCGCGACGCCTGCAGCCGTGATGAGCGGCATCGGATCCACTCCCAGCGCCTTCAAGGCCAGGATGCCGAACACCACCGTCAGGGCGTAAGACGCGGCGCTTCGGGCCAGCCCGGCGAGCGTCTCGATGCGCCTCGCCCGGACCGGGTCCACCGTCAGCAGGCGGACGGGCCTTGAGACACGGCGCACCGCCGCCGAGGCCAGCCACCTGAGAGCGACATACAGGATCGCCAGCTTCAGCAGCTGCAGGGCGCCCGTCAGCGCCTGTTCCTGCATCTCCAGCCAGCGCGGTGAAGCCAGAATGCCGGAGAACCAGCCGTGCATCGTCATCTCTCCTCGTGTCTCAATCCGGCCCGTGTTCCCACTGTCTCGCACGCTCCTCCCAGTCCACTTCTCCGCCCTGGTAGCAGATCCGGTTGTATATGCAGCCCGCGCAGTGAGGGCCGAAGGAGGGCGGATAGGTCTCCTCCGCCTCGATGCGCCGGGCCACCCGGTGGATGTCCTCCTCCAGCACGTCTAACTCCTCAGGAAGAAATTCCACCGTGGCCCGGGAGCCGGACATCAGAGCATAAAGCGTAGCCCGTACCCGCCTCTCCGGAAAATGATGGCGCACCAGGAGGGTGTAGCATCCCAGACCCAGGCTATCGCGCACGTCGTCCGCCGTCACATCCCGCGCGGAACTCTTGTAGTCAATGATCTCAAGCATCCCGTCCGGATGCTCATCCAAGCGGTCCAGCCGTCCAGTCAGGATGAAACTGCCGTAGTCCCGCCGGAACTGCTTCTCCAGGAAGAGTACCCGCCTCCTCGCGGCCGCCGCGGTGCGGTGGTAGCCCTGCAGCATCTGCCGTCCCGTTTCGCGGAACTGCCGTTCCCGCTCCGCAGACTCGAATCCCGCAGACACCCAGTTGGACTCCAGCAGGCGCTCCAGATCTTCCAACCCCGCCGCCGCTCCGCCGCCCGAATGGAACGCCTGAAGGGTGCGGTGCATCACCGCGCCGAAGGTATCATACGGACCGGGACGGTAATAGAGTCGCGAGATGCGGTCCACATACGTGAACCGGTACTGCAGGCTGCATTCCAGCCAGGACCGGATGCGAGTCGGAGAAAGGACCAGCCTGCGCTCTTTCTTCCGGGAGGCCATCGCGGGGACATTATAGCCATGCGTAGCGCAGTGCGGACGATGCTGACAGCCGGAGGCGTATGGTTGGCGCTGGCCGCTTCTGCGGCGCCGGCAGGAGATGCGCCTCTCGACGCCGCTCGCGTGCGTGCGGCCTGCCTGAATGCTCTGGGAAAGCGGAGCGGGGCGATCGTGGTAGTGGACATACAGCAGGGACAGCGCCTTGCCTGCGTGCCCGAAGGCGCCTGCGCGGTGAAACATCCTCCGGGATCCATCGCCAAGCTGGTCACAGCACATGCCGGTCTGCTTTCAGGCCGCACCCGGGAGAACACAACATTTGAGTGCCGGGGCGCCATCCACATAGCGGGCAGGATCTACCACTGCTCTGTTCCTGGCGGCCACGGACGGTTGCGATTGCCGGAGGCTCTGTCCCGGAGCTGCAACATCTGGTTCTATCAGGCAGGCCGGAGGATTGGAAAGAAGGCCATCCTGCGATCGTGGAAGCTGCTGGGCGTGACAGTGACCCAGGATAACAGCGACGGGATCCCTGTCGAACGGCTGGCCGCCGCAGGCGAAGGTCTGTTGGTAAGCCCACTGGAGATGGCCGCCATCTGCCGGACCATTGCCCTGAAGAAGGACGTCCCGGGAAGCCCGTGCCGAACGCTGGCGGAAGGGATGGAAGAGGCTGTTGCGCATGGCACCGCGCAGGCGTTGGCCGGTTTGCCTGCAAGGCCGGCGGGGAAGACGGGCAGCCCCGAGCACTCTGCAGATCCTGTCAGGCGGCACGGATGGTTCGTGGGCTATGCCCCGCGCGACAGGCCTCGGATCGCCTTTGCCATCTTCTGCCTTGAGGGCAACGCCTATTCCAGCGCGGTTCCCGTGGCGGAAAAGATGCTCCGGGATCTGTTCCCCGCAAAGCCCGGAGGCCCCAGATGAGGCGCTTGCTGCCCTTCAGCCTTGTTCTGGCCGTCGCTGCCCAACCGGGATGGGCAAGCGCCTTGGAGACCATCTCCATCGGGCTGTGGGACAGCGCACGCGCGCCTGCGCGCGTGCGGGTAGCCGGGGCGAGGATCCCCCAGGAAGGCACGGCGCGCGTCTGGACCGTAACGGCCTCAGGCGGACGGCTACACGTGGAGCCGGGAGGCCGCGCCGTAACCAGGCTGACACTCCGCGGGTCCCCGCGGATGATCATCACCGGTCCCGGAGCTAGCGCGGCTGTGCCTGGAGAACTCGTGCTGAGCGCCCGACACGGCCGTATGCAGGGCATCCTGAAGCTCCCTCTGGAAGAGTATGTTGCGCGCGTTGTGGCCCGCGAGATGCCCTCGGGATGGCCCCCGGACGCGCTGGCCGCACAGGCCGTTGTGGCCCGCAGCTTCGCGCTTGCCTCAAAGGGCAGACACGCACGCGACGGATTCGACGTGTGCAGTCTGACCCACTGCCAACTCTGGTCTGCATCCCCTCCCACGGCGCAGGCTACGGAGGCGGCCAGGAGGACGAAAGGGTGGATTCTGACGAGCGGGGGGCAGACTCTGCGCGCGCCGTTCTGCAGCACGTGCGGAGGATACACGGCAGATGGCGCTGCGTCAGGCCTCCCGGCGACGTGCGTGCCGGTCCGTGACGGTCTTCCCGGACGAGAATTCTGCCGGGCATCTCCGCACTTTCGCTGGCAGGCAAGGTTGTCACCGCAGGAACTGGGCCGCTTGGCGGGTCTTGCGGAAGGCCGGGCAGCGGAGATCCGGATCCTGGCACGGGACAAAGGCGGGCGCGTCACGCGAGCAAGACTGGCGGCGGAGCAGATGGACGGCGGAGCGCTGCTGATACGCTTCGGACGCGCGCTGGGATGGGCCAGGGTGAAGTCCTGCCTGTTCACCTTACGCAAAGAAGGGCCTGTCACAGTGCTGGACGGCCGCGGCCTGGGACACGGAGCGGGACTGTGCCAGTGGGGAGCCCGCGGGCGCGCCCTGCAGGGACAGGACTGGAAGGGCATACTCAGGGCATACTTTCCGAAGGCAGAGCTGGTGAGAAGATGAAAAGACAGACTCGCCAGATCCTTCAGGGACTCTTGCTCGTCTCATCGGCACTGATGCTGCCTGTTACTGCCACCCAAACGCCTCACTCCTCCCCTCTGGAGGAGGCGCAACGGGCACCTGCGGCGGTCCGCAGGCAGGCTTGCGCTCTGGCGCGATGGGCAGTGGAGCAGAAAGCAGCCGGGAAAGCGCTGTCCCCTCTTCCCTTCCGGCCGGAGGGGGTGCTGGCGAAACCGGCTCCCTGCTTTGTGACAATCAGCCTGGACGGACGCCGCCGGGGATGCACCGGTAGCTTCGAACCCCAGACCGCCACCCTGGCGCGGGAGATCGTGCGAAATGCCGTTCGGGCGTGGAATCAGGATCCTCGGACTCCCCGACTGACGAGAGAAGACCTGCGCCGGGCGGAGTTTTCCGTCACCATTCCCGGAGAGCGCCGGGCCGTGCCGGATCCATCATCTTACCCCCCTGCCAACTACGGTCTGGTGGTTTCCGGGGGCGGAAGAAGCGGCGTGCTACTCCCCGGCGAGGCGAAGACCTCGAGCTGGCAGGCGCGCGAGGCACGTCGCCAGGCCGGAATACCGGACGGCACGTCCGCTACGTTTCAGGTCTTCCGCGCCGTAACCTTCCGAGAGACGGACGAGAAGAGGCGGGAGACCAGCCATTCGTTTTGAAGCCCGGTCTCCCGCCTGGCAAGCAGCAGAAGAAAAGACGTTCTTAGCGGGGAGGCGGGCCTCCCGCGCGATTGCCACGGCCGGCGCCGGCAGGGCGCTCGCCTGCGGGAGGCGGAGCGGGCCGCTCAGGACGGCAGTTCTCCCGCATCCACTCCCTGGCGGCCGCCCACTGGTCCGCCGTCAGGACGCCCTGCATCGCCTGAGTGGCGGCTCGCGTCAGCTCCTGAACCTTCTGACGTCGCTCCTCCGGCGTCAGGGTGGAATCGTTTCGCACCGCCTGAAGGTCGGCGCGGAGCTTCTCCTGGATGGCGGCGATCTTCGCCTTCTGATCCGCACTGGCTCCGATGGCGTCCAGCGCCTGCATCAGACACTCGGGACGCGGGCCGGGCCCCATCCCGGGTGGCAGCGGCCTGCCGGGGCGGTCTCCAGGCGGCGGTCCGGGACGATCCCCACCGCAGTTCTCCGCCATATACTTCTGCACCGCCGTCCTCTGCTGCGGGGTCAGCAGGGCCAGAATGGCTTGATGTGCGTCACGGGTGAGCTGAGTCACCCTCTGGCGCTTCTGCTCGGGAGTCAGGTTGCTGTCGTTCAGCACCGCACCGATGTCGGACTTCAGCTTCTGCTGGATGGCCTCGGCCCTGGAGCGCTGGTCGGCTGAAAGGCCGGCACTCTTCAGCGCCTCCTGGAAGCACTGGATGCGCGGATCCGGGCCAGGCATCGGCCTCGGACGCGGACGCGCGCAGTTCTGCGCCATCCAGGCGCGGATGGTCTCGCGCTGCTGCTGCGTCAGAGTATTCTGGATTGCAAGGAACGCCTCAGCCCTGAGATTACGGATCTTGATCTGCCTCTGCTCGGGCGACAGAGCCGGGTCGTTCCGGACGGATCGCACGTCGTTGTGCAGTTGCTCGCGAATGGACTGGATCTGCGCCTGCTGGTCCGCTGTGACTCCCGCGGCGTCCATGGCCTGCTCGATACACTCTTTCCACTGGCCGCCTGCTTGCGGGTCGGCGCCCATTCCGAACCATTCCGGGTTCAGCCCCTGCGCCTGTGCTACTGCCACGGCCGCAACGGCCAGGATGGGCAGCAACGCCAGCGCCAGCACTGTTCTGATTTTCATCTCTCTACCTCTTACATCAAAGGGGATGGCGATGAAGAGCTCTTCTCACCGGTGAGACGGGACGCGGCGCGCCGTCCTTAACAGCGCTGTGGCGGGCGGATTTCTGTGAGCAGTCGCACGCGAGAGAGGTCCTCGAACAGGCGCGAAAAGGCCCTCGCCTGGCGGCGAGGGCCATGGAACGCGGCCGGCTGCTCGCGGGCAGCCTGCTCAGTTACGTCTGCGCATCCTCAGCATGCCGAGCCCGCCTAGCCCTGCCAGCATTCCGAGCTGCAAGAACATGGGTTCGGGGATGACAGGACATTCGACGACAAACCCGTAGATGCTCTCATCTTTCTCAAAGCCGTAGGCACTGTTGAGCAATTTCCCGGTCGTCGGGTCAATTCGTAGCGGTTGCGTAGTCGTACCGCCTGGCATTCCCTGTTGAATGTCGTGGCTGATTTCGAGCGTATAAGTTCCGTCCTCGTTCACAGCTATAGACTCAACAACAGCTACGTGTCTCCTTCCCACAAGTTCAATATCCTGCCCGGCCTTCATCTCCTGAAACACTTTGCTGAGTTCGTTTGGGGCGAACATTCGTGTGGTCACGTAGTCCTTCAGGGCATCCCCCTTGCCCTGCCAGTGGCCCGGCGGGCAGCCGCCTGTACCAGGTATCGGATAACCTTTCGAGTCAACCCGGGGAGGTTCCCATCGAGTGGGCCCTTTCAGCCCCTCGATGCTCATCTTGTCGGGCGGGATGTTGAGCGAGGGATGCTTCCTATTGAGCCACTGCAAGCTGTTGGAAAATGCCGCAGGAACGCACTCGGAGACGTCGCAGTCCTGATTGGGCATTCCCCAGTTGTGAGCCTCGTCCGCCACCTTGCCGCCGGTCCAGGAAGAGGCCGAAGAGATTGGACCCGGATTGCCCACGCCTCCGACCGTCACAGCGTACTTGCTAACGCTTACTTCCGCGGGAGGCCCTGATGGCATACTCATCAGCCAATCCGTGCCCACGGTTGCAAGGCACTGAACCCTTTCCACAGGGGAACCGACAACATTACCGAGACTGAAGTTGATGCTAATGTTCCTGGAACTGCTCAGCGAACTTGTGAAGAGAGGGGCGTTCTGCACCTCCCATCGGCCGTCCACTACCAAATTGAAGTACTGCAGTTGCTCCCCCGCGCTCCAATCGTACGTGATTTTCACCAGACCCCAGTCGGAGTTCGCCTGCGAGTAGTCACCCATCACGAAATCCGTCTGATGGACGTCAAAAGAAACAAGTCCCGCCGTCGCGGGGGCAGAGAGCATTACACAAAGCACAACCAGCACGAATCTCACGGAGGGTTTCATGGCAGTCCTCCTTCCTCTTCCCTCCCGTGCCGACACAGCGGCAGACGCTTCAGCAATCACGACCCAAGTACCCGCCCAGTCCCTCGATGCGCCAGGCCTTACGGCCGGAGTGGCTTCGCACCCTCCTTCAAAGGTCAAAGGCTTGGCGAGGCGATGCGCAACTTGATGGACCGGTCATTGCAGCGCCATGATGCTGCACAGTATATGACGACGCAAGGACTTTACGAAAAGTCAGGTAGAAATACCGACCTCCGATGGCTTCTCTGACCCCGGCTGAAGGGACGCCGGAGGCGGCTGGGGAAAAGTGTGCCGGAAGTCGTCCGGCTCCGTGCTCCGGACACGAGCAACGAACCGGCGAAGGACACAAGACCATGGAAGCGCTTACTGTCAACGTCACCAGCCTGACCGACCTGACCGGTGCACGCCCGGTCTCCGGAGGCATCCCCTTGCCGGAAGGGATGGCCAGCGAGGCGCAGTTCGCCCTGCTGGACAGATCGGGACGGCCTGTCCCGGTTCAGACTCAGCCGCTGGCCCGCTGGCCGGACGGAAGCATCCGCTGGCTGCTGCTGGATTTCACTGCCGACCCCCCTGCACACGGAACGGCGCCTTTCCAGCTTGTCTGTAATGCGCCAGCAGAAGTTCCGAAGCCGGAAGCGCCTGTGGAGATCCTTCAGCTCTCCCCGCCCCGCGTCCGCAGCGCAGGGATCGATGTTCAGGCCGACACGTCGGGGCTGCTGGTGAACGGGGTGCGGATCTCTCTGACTGCTTGTTCGGAAAACGGACAACGCTTCACGGCGGCAACTGATTCTGCGGCGCTGGAGACCTGCGGCCCCCTGAGAAGCACGTTGCTCCTGCGTGGCTCGCTGCGATCGCCCAGCGGCAAGCGGCTCTTCGGGTTTCAACTGCGGGCGTCGGTGTTCGCTGCCTTTGGCGGCATACTGCTCGAGCCGCTCATCGTGGTGGACAGCGAGAGCGGTCCGCTCACCCTTTTGCGCGAACTGCGCCTGACCATCCAGACGCCATCGCCGGTCAGCCAGATGTCGGCTGGAGGGGACGATGGAGTAACCCACTCATGGCAGCCGCCTGGCCGGCTATTCCAGCACGGCGACTCAGCCTATACCATCGAACCTGCCGGAGAGCAGGGCTGCCGCGCTGCGGGCTGGGCCACCGCCGCCACCGCTGGCGGAGTGGTCACGGTGGCACTACGGGACTTCTGGCAGCAGTGGCCGAAGTCGCTGGAGGCGGACTCCGCCTCCCTGTCTCTGGGCCTGTTCCCCGCCTTTCAGGAAGGGACTTTCGACGAGCTGGAGCCGTGGTATAAGCATGACTATCTTTTTGAGCGAAACTGCTACCGACTGCGGTGCGGACAGGCGCGCCGGTGGCAGATCTGGCTCAGCCCGAGCGTGGACGGCCCATCCCTGGCCGCACACGCGTGCGCACCTCTCTTCCCCGCATTGAATCCCGCGCAGAGTCTTGCCACGGGAGTCTGGGGAGACGTGGCACCAGAGGGTTTCCCTGGCTTGGAGTCCTACGACCGCATGGCGCGCAGGATGCTCGAAGGATTCCAGGCGGCGATAGACGCCTGTGGAGATTACGGTGCGATGAACTGGGGAGACTGGTTCGGCGAGCGGGGGTGCAACTGGGGCAACAACGAATACGACACATCCCGCCAGCTGCTGCTCCAGTTTGCGCGCACAGGAGACCCACGATACCTGCTGGCCGGGCAGACGGCCGCGCGGCACACGGCGGAGGTGGATGTCATCCATCACGTCAATGACGACCTGCGGCGCTACTTTCTGGACAAGGTGTGCGCTTCCTACACCAACCGCTCCATCATCGACAACTACCCCATCCGCCCCGGTATGATGCACGCGCACTGCGTGGGGCACGTGGGCGGCTTCCACACTGTGGAGCGGGTGCGGGAGGCTTTCCAGGTGTTCACCCCGGATGCCACCGGCAAGCCATACCTGTGCCTGGACCCGTACAACGTGGGGCATATGTTTGCACAGGGGATGGCCTGGTGCCACTTCCTGACCGGCGACCCCTGGATCCGCGAGACTCTGGAGCGCATTGGCGAAAACCTGGCCCGGCTTGTGGAGGATCGCAGACTTTGCTTCACAGGGCGTCCATGCGCTGGGCGCGAGCTTGGCTGGACCATGCTGGCGCTGGCCGCCGTCCATGAACTGGAGCTGGATTCGCGGTATCTGAACGCTATGCGGATTCTCGCTGAGGATGCACTGGAGGAGCAGGATCCGCACTGTGGAGGCTGGTTGCAGGAGCTTTTCGGGGGACACTGCGATTGCATCAGGCGCCGTCACGTCGGCGAGGCAGGGTTCATCACAAGCATCCGGCTGAACGCCCTGATGCGCTATCACCAGCTTTCAGGGGACGAACGGATCCCCCCCGCGGTGCGGCGGGGCATTGACCATATGAACGAGGACCTCTGGCGGGACCAGAAGCGGGGATGGCGTTATACGAGTTGCCCGGCCAGCCCCCATATGGGGCAACCGGGCGTCACACTGAAGGCATTGGCAGGGGCAGTGGCGCTGTTCGGGGAGAAGGAGCACCTGCGCATCCTGCGCAGAGCGTGGGAGGGATTTGAGTCGGCCTGGGAGAACCTGCCGGCTGCGTCCCCGGGAGTCGGCAAGACCTATTCGTCGGCCCTGTACGGCAGCGCAGAGGCCGCCACGCAGATCGCCAAGCACAGCTCTGATATCTAGCACGCTGCGCCCAGGATACCTGTGAGCGCCGGACGGCCGAGAAGGCAAGCGTCCTTGCCTTCTTTTGCGCCTGTGTTCCTTACGGCTTTAGAACAGAGCGGCTCTGCCCGCGCGTATCGAGACCACGCCGGTTGATGCACGTGGTTCCGACACGTCCGGCGCAAGGCTCAACCGCCCCGGCGGAAAACGGGCCGCCCTCGTGGGGCGGCCCGGAGAGTGTCCTAACGCCCGCAAGCTTGCCTTGCGCCTTGAGGGCAAGGCCGGATTCAGTCCTCCGCCAGCCAGTCCGTGTGGAAGACTCCCTCGCGGTCCACGCGCTCATAAGTGTGCGCACCGAAGAAGTCGCGCTGCGCCTGGATGAGATTGGCCGGCAGCCTCTCCCGCCGGTAGCTGTCGAAATAGCAGATGGCGGAGCTGAAGGCGGGCACGGGGATGCCCATTTTCACCGCCTCGGCAATCACCTTGCGCCAGTTGTCCTGCGCCGACTGGACGGCGTCCCGGAAATAGGGAGCAAGCAGCAGGTTCGCCAGCTCCGGCTCGGCATCGAACGCCTCCTTGATACGCTCCAGGAAGCGCGCCCTGATGATGCAACCTTCCCGCCACATCAGGGCGATCTGCCCGAAGTTCAGATTCCAGCCATACTCCTTTGAAGCCTCCCGCATCAGCGCGAAGCCCTGAGCGTATGAGCAGATCTTCGAGGCATACAGGGCGTCCCGGATGGCGTCTATGAATGCCTTCCTGTCACCTGTATAGCTTGCCTGCGGACCGCTGAGCACCCGCGACGCAGCCACACGCTCCTCCTTGATGGCGGAGATGCACCGGGCGAAGACCGCTTCCGTAATGGTGGGCGTGGATATGCCCAGATCCAGGGCGATCTGCGAGGTCCACTTGCCTGTCCCCTTCTGACCGGCCGTGTCCAGGATCACATCCACCAGAGGCTTGCCCGTTTCGGGATCTTTCTTCGCAAAAATGCGCGCTGTGATGTCTATCAGGTAGCTGTCCAGATCCCCCTCGTTCCAGCGTGAAAACGTCTGGTGCAACTCCTCAGCCGACATGCCGAGCGCGGTGGACATAATGAAATAGGCCTCGGAGATGAGCTGCATATCCCCGTACTCGATGCCGTTGTGCACCATCTTGACGAAGTGCCCTGCGCCGTCGGGGCCAACCCAGTCGCAGCAGGGGGAACCGTCCGCCACCTTGGCCGCAATGGCCTGCAGAATGGGTTTCACGTGAGGCCAGGCCTCCGCCGACCCGCCCGGCATGATGCTTGGCCCGTGGCGAGCGCCCTCCTCGCCACCGGAGACCCCTGTCCCAATGTAAAGAAGCCCTTTAGCCTCCAGCTCCCGGGTCCGGCGAATTGTGTCCTTGAAGAAGGAATTCCCCCCATCGATGATGATGTCTCCCGGCTCAAGCAGCGGAACGAGCATCTCAATAAAGTCGTCCACCGCCTGTCCGGCCTTCACCATCAGCATCACTTTGCGCGGCCTGGCAAGCAGCCCCACGAACTCCTCCAGGCTGTGGGCCCCCACAATGTCCCGCCCCCGCGCCCGGTTGGTCAGGAAATCGTCCACCTTGCTCACGGTCCGGTTATAGACCGCCACCTTGAACCCGTGGTCGCTCATATTGAGCACCAGGTTCTCGCCCATCACCGCCAGGCCGATCAGGCCGATGCTGGCATCACCCATGCCGTGTAGTCTCCCGTTCTATCAACTGTGGTCGCGTCGTCAGTGCCTGCCGGAGAGCCTCCGGCGGCGAAAACCGCTCGAGATCACCCTTCGGCGCCCAGGCTGAAGGCCGCCTCCAGGTCGTGCTCGCTGTAGTGGCGGAACGCCACGTGTGTGTCCGACTTCAAGATGCCGTCTATCCTGTGCAGATGCTCGGTCACGACGTCCGCCACCTCCTCCGGGTTGCGCACACGGACCACGGCGATCAGGTCGAACTCGCCCGTCACGGAATACACCTCCGTGACCCCCTTCACCTTCAGCAGCTCCTCAGCGGTGCTGGACACGCAGCCCCGCTTCACGTTCAGCATCACAAATGCAGTCGTCACTGTCTTGCTCCCTCCAGCGCGGCCGGCTGCCCGGCCTCACTTCAGCCGGACGATGGTTGCGCCCTCTCCACCTTCGTGCGCATCGGCCAGCTCCATGGAGGCCACCGC
The sequence above is drawn from the Armatimonadota bacterium genome and encodes:
- the gndA gene encoding 6-phosphogluconate dehydrogenase, NADP(+)-dependent, decarboxylating, which gives rise to MGDASIGLIGLAVMGENLVLNMSDHGFKVAVYNRTVSKVDDFLTNRARGRDIVGAHSLEEFVGLLARPRKVMLMVKAGQAVDDFIEMLVPLLEPGDIIIDGGNSFFKDTIRRTRELEAKGLLYIGTGVSGGEEGARHGPSIMPGGSAEAWPHVKPILQAIAAKVADGSPCCDWVGPDGAGHFVKMVHNGIEYGDMQLISEAYFIMSTALGMSAEELHQTFSRWNEGDLDSYLIDITARIFAKKDPETGKPLVDVILDTAGQKGTGKWTSQIALDLGISTPTITEAVFARCISAIKEERVAASRVLSGPQASYTGDRKAFIDAIRDALYASKICSYAQGFALMREASKEYGWNLNFGQIALMWREGCIIRARFLERIKEAFDAEPELANLLLAPYFRDAVQSAQDNWRKVIAEAVKMGIPVPAFSSAICYFDSYRRERLPANLIQAQRDFFGAHTYERVDREGVFHTDWLAED
- a CDS encoding AsnC family transcriptional regulator → MTTAFVMLNVKRGCVSSTAEELLKVKGVTEVYSVTGEFDLIAVVRVRNPEEVADVVTEHLHRIDGILKSDTHVAFRHYSEHDLEAAFSLGAEG
- a CDS encoding cell division protein, with protein sequence MRRLLPFSLVLAVAAQPGWASALETISIGLWDSARAPARVRVAGARIPQEGTARVWTVTASGGRLHVEPGGRAVTRLTLRGSPRMIITGPGASAAVPGELVLSARHGRMQGILKLPLEEYVARVVAREMPSGWPPDALAAQAVVARSFALASKGRHARDGFDVCSLTHCQLWSASPPTAQATEAARRTKGWILTSGGQTLRAPFCSTCGGYTADGAASGLPATCVPVRDGLPGREFCRASPHFRWQARLSPQELGRLAGLAEGRAAEIRILARDKGGRVTRARLAAEQMDGGALLIRFGRALGWARVKSCLFTLRKEGPVTVLDGRGLGHGAGLCQWGARGRALQGQDWKGILRAYFPKAELVRR
- a CDS encoding mechanosensitive ion channel protein → MHGWFSGILASPRWLEMQEQALTGALQLLKLAILYVALRWLASAAVRRVSRPVRLLTVDPVRARRIETLAGLARSAASYALTVVFGILALKALGVDPMPLITAAGVAGLAIGFGAQRLVRDVIGGFFILLENQFGVGEIITVGAVTGTVCEIGLRTTRLRDAQGRLYILSNGDITTVCNHSRGEVTVSLEVNVAASADLERASAVLDEAGAAVSQRHGLASPFRSQGISAFDAAKVTLKLVGSVPPSLQEQVLGELREEIFERLRQAAIPVV